The proteins below come from a single Rosa rugosa chromosome 2, drRosRugo1.1, whole genome shotgun sequence genomic window:
- the LOC133728740 gene encoding uncharacterized protein LOC133728740 — MCSSKAKVTMGIEITPLVSRINGRPVLQPTCNRVPSLDRRNSLKKLSTAPPPLPLSTSSSTSTSPRISTKASLTTPPISPKSKSPRPPAIKRSGNDPNGLNSSSEKVVTPGGTTRAKVLERKKSKSFKLGVGADNAHDHGRLSSASIEASLSYSSSLITEAPGTIAAGRREQMALQHAQRKMKIAHYGRSKSANFERVAPVDTMEAKAGEEDHKRCSFITANSDPIYVAYHDQEWGVPVHDDKMLFELLVLSGAQVGSDWTSILKKRQDFRDAFSGFDAEAVASLTDKQMISICSEYGIDISRVRGVVDNSNRILEVKKEFGSFHKYIWGFVNHKPISPQYKQGYKIPVKTSKSESISKDMVRRGFRFVGPTVVHSFMQASGLTNDHLTTCHRHLQCTLLAAHPTTLEQALQDY; from the exons ATGTGCAGCTCTAAGGCCAAGGTGACCATGGGGATTGAAATCACACCCCTTGTTTCTAGAATCAATGGCAGACCAGTGCTTCAGCCTACCTGCAATCGAGTTCCTAGTCTAGACCGGCGCAATTCCCTTAAGAAACTGTCAACAGCACCACCACCTCTACCATTATCAACTTCTTCTTCTACCAGCACTAGTCCTAGAATTAGTACCAAGGCTTCATTGACAACACCACCAATTTCTCCAAAGTCAAAATCTCCGAGACCACCGGCGATAAAGAGATCAGGCAATGACCCTAATGGCTTGAACTCCAGTTCTGAGAAAGTTGTGACACCAGGAGGTACCACAAGAGCTAAGGTTTTGGAGAGGAAGAAGTCAAAGAGTTTTAAGCTTGGTGTTGGTGCTGATAATGCTCATGATCATGGTAGACTCTCTTCTGCTTCGATTGAGGCTTCGTTGAGCTATTCCTCTTCTCTGATCACCGAGGCACCAGGAACCATTGCAGCTGGGAGGAGGGAGCAGATGGCTCTTCAACATGCACAGAGAAAGATGAAGATTGCTCATTATGGAAGATCAAAGTCTGCAAATTTTGAAAGGGTTGCTCCAGTTGATACTATGGAAGCCAAAGCTGGTGAAGAAGATCACAAAAGATGCAGCTTCATCACGGCTAATTCAG ATCCCATATATGTTGCTTACCATGATCAAGAATGGGGAGTTCCTGTTCATGATGACAA GATGTTATTTGAACTACTTGTTCTAAGTGGAGCTCAAGTTGGATCAGATTGGACTTCCATTTTAAAGAAACGCCAAGATTTCAGGGATgcattttctgggtttgatGCTGAAGCTGTGGCCAGTCTCACTGACAAGCAAATGATTTCGATTTGTTCAGAATATGGCATTGATATAAGCAGAGTTAGAGGAGTAGTAGACAACTCTAACAGAATTCTTGAG GTAAAGAAGGAATTTGGGTCATTTCACAAATACATATGGGGGTTTGTGAATCACAAGCCAATTTCCCCTCAATACAAGCAAGGCTACAAAATCCCAGTGAAGACATCAAAATCAGAGAGCATAAGCAAAGACATGGTTAGGAGGGGGTTTAGGTTTGTTGGTCCAACAGTTGTTCATTCCTTCATGCAAGCCTCAGGCCTCACAAATGACCATTTGACCACCTGCCACAGGCACCTTCAGTGCACCTTACTAGCAGCCCATCCTACCACATTGGAACAAGCTCTACAGGATTATTGA